In Ostrea edulis chromosome 10, xbOstEdul1.1, whole genome shotgun sequence, one genomic interval encodes:
- the LOC130051102 gene encoding putative nuclease HARBI1: MEDAARLRVQYLLAMAQNEVVLQQLNLHQFIRGRFRWRRGFRRHRIWRRTWLNPARRRAFGIFDQLLVELRREDPSTFRKFLCMPPELYDEILERVRGRIWRQHTWFREPLNEGFKLAATLRHLVSGTMYSDMQYGWRVPENTLSVVVREVCQAICEEYADEVMTAPSTPDGWRQLSDGFYWRWNFPHCVAAIDGKHVAIRKPPLSGSLYYNYKGFFSIILLAIVDSDYKFVWCDVGGYGSSCDAQIYNDSEFKELVEDGSINFPDPDPLPHDNVDIPYFLVGDDAFSLAKNMMKPYGQRDLSREQRILNYRLSRARRVSENAFGIISNRFQILASKMNHLPSTARLIVKTCCILLNLMRMHYPVMNNALIEHDEIRGNPVPGAWRRGRNLHDTVIVTGNNNQNKDGKIRNLLKHWCNSEVGSVPWQDRMVP, translated from the exons ATGGAAGATGCAGCCCGCCTGAGAGTCCAGTATTTACTGGCAATGGCTCAGAATGAAGTTGTACTCCAGCAGCTGAACCTACACCAATTTATTAGAGGCCGTTTCAGATGGAGACGAGGCTTCAGACGGCATCGTATCTGGAGAAGGACATGGCTGAACCCTGCCAGAAGAAGGGCCTTTGGCATCTTTGATCAGCTGTTGGTTGAGCTCCGAAGAGAAGATCCGTCGACTTTCAGGAAATTTCTCTGCATGCCCCCTGAACTCTACGATGAAATCCTGGAGAGGGTCAGAGGAAGAATCTGGAGGCAGCACACCTGGTTCAGGGAGCCGCTGAACGAAGGTTTCAAGTTGGCAGCTACTCTCCGTCATCTTGTGTCTGGCACCATGTACTCTGACATGCAGTATGGTTGGAGAGTACCTGAAAACACCCTGTCTGTAGTGGTCAGAGAGGTGTGTCAGGCCATATGTGAAGAGTATGCAGATGAAGTCATGACAGCCCCTTCAACCCCTGATGGATGGCGACAACTTTCTGATGGATTCTACTGGCGTTGGAATTTTCCCCACTGCGTGGCTGCTATTGATGGAAAGCATGTGGCCATCAGAAAGCCTCCTCTCTCTGGCTCGTTATATTACAACTACAAGGGCTTCTTCAGTATCATCCTGCTGGCTATAGTGGACAGTGACTACAAATTTGTCTGGTGCGATGTTGGTG GCTATGGGTCAAGTTGTGATGCTCAGATCTACAACGACTCGGAGTTCAAGGAGTTGGTGGAGGATGGATCGATCAACTTTCCAGACCCAGACCCTCTCCCCCATGACAATGTGGACATACCATATTTCCTGGTGGGAGACGATGCCTTCAGCCTGGCCAAGAACATGATGAAACCCTATGGTCAGAGGGATCTATCCAGGGAGCAGAGGATCCTGAACTACAGACTGTCCAGGGCTCGTCGTGTCTCTGAGAATGCATTTGGAATTATTAGCAACAGATTCCAGATCTTAGCCTCCAAGATGAACCACTTGCCGTCAACAGCCCGACTCATAGTCAAGACTTGCTGTATCTTGCTCAACTTGATGAGGATGCATTACCCAGTAATGAATAATGCCCTGATTGAACATGATGAGATACGAGGCAACCCGGTCCCTGGAGCATGGAGGAGAGGCCGCAATCTTCATGACACCGTCATTGTCACGGGCAACAACAATCAGAACAAGGACGGTAAGATCAGGAACCTACTGAAGCACTGGTGCAATTCTGAAGTAGGAAGTGTTCCATGGCAGGATAGAATGGTCCCCTAG